The genomic window gaatgcacttattttttagccaccgtgtataacatCGTCAAGAGGGACATCATGATAGTGTTTTACCTTGTCCTTGTCACACAATGTTATATATATAACATTGCCAGGGTGGGACCATAAGAAACAATTTTAGTATGACAGAAAGAGACTTCGAACTAGAGCATCAGATCTCGTTTAGAGCAATTACGAATTAGAAAACAATGACAACAAAAAGATTAACCTattcagcgctaatcacgacacgtcgttttgcctctacgaagcatttgcgctacataccgggaaatccatgttatcggctacgatcgtagctcagcggtgaatGTGTTAACTTTTTCTACGCCGTGTCatacacaaaagctgtcactcggacgccacgccaccgaagtgtcaaaactgaaattgaactttatgcacatgcacgtaggtctatgttgctctgtggtctttgaccgattaatcggtctttggcgttggacctgcggcgccgatatatccgtcattggcgtccaaaaggttgtGACTTTATGAATGATCGCGTTTCTTGGTGGTGAGGGTCAATTTTGATTAGCAAAAAAGGTAACATTTCTATCAGTTCTTCCCAGCTTATGGGAGCTTGGGAGTCGGATTGGCATATGCACTAATTTCtactatacaataaatattgaaaacctgattgtttcaaatctggacattcttgggctcattctactcagaatcgacagcattctccatcctgccattaaaaaaaaagatgttcCAAAATGTTCATCCTGTGGGAGCacattacataaatatacatcGATTGACACCGTGTGCTGAGAAACAGTGACACTGTTCTAATAAGAACAGTTTGCGATTGACATACTCCGCGGTTAAGCAGAGAAACGTGTGAAGTTGCTCTGACAAGAGCAGTTTAGTTTGCCACTGAAAAGGGCAGTTTGAATATCGGGAACCAGGAGCCTGCagcattacgtcacgttttaatgtaaaaaaaaaacacaagtggTAGTACGTAGCGTaatggaatgtacaattttcatactttttgggactttttttatcatcaggattgaatatgctagtgattctcaGTTGAAAGAACCTAAAAACACCAGgatgtgagaatcaggtttttaatatttagtttaCAAAACGCACAAAATACTTACGTGTGCTTCATGAACAGACCTAATCGACTCTTTCTGAAGAAATCATTGGCAATTAATTTGCGTTGTCCCCAGTGATGTGGATTTATTCCGATTTGGAGAGATTTTTTTATCCCTCGTTTTCACTAGAGGCTGGGTATGAATAGGAATAGACAGTGCTAAACACGAGATCAAATTTATATCTAGTTATGGTTaagatacaaaataaaacagtatttgTCATTCGCACcatcatttatattttatcattctcttaaaACTTACACATACATCTCACGTATGCCAATAAAACTTACTTAACATTATACTTATACTAAAACATGACATATCGGCAGTATATCAAATACTTTTCAACTTCATATATCTTTTTAATAGCAACACAATGACAAACAGGAATCTTACATGTGTGAAAgctgggtacactacataattccgaaaaatgttatgccgaatttcagaataccgatttttaaatgctcgacctatcaaaattccgactgtcgtaattacgaatgatgaaaatcacgaagatttatatttccgaaaagccgaattttgtaaattccgaaccagataattccgattataacaattccgatagtgacaaacaccgaaatttaacaattacgatttttgaaatcacgaattccgaattgccattatttcgaaattttaaattccgattataacaattccgacagtgaaaaacgccgaattttatatttacgatttttgaaatcacgaattccgaattgccattattccgaattttttgATTCCGAATTGATGTTCTTCCTTCTACTTctctaaaaacaattatttttagtgGGGGTCgccgttctaacctaacctaacccccACTTTCTTGGTTTTCTTGGAGGTCGAATCTCCGAatccgaatttatttatgccgaatttttatgccaaaaatattttatggcgaatttaacgtgatgcggcacgacaggcacccgtaataattactaaaacgtgagtcctcatttgaatatcactaatttcatttttccgaccttataAAAGACCGAATTACTCAAACGAAACGCGTCTTCATTttaatatcacgaatttcatttttccgaccttacataagaccgaatttctgaattccgaattattttatttctgatcggacaatggttttacggaatttaagaattcggaaaaacattttttcggaaaagtgttaaatcggaactaagctttcggtaaaatgacaattggatttaaatttttcggaaatagcacattcgtgattttcttccatcgtgtttttaaaaatcgtaattttgatatttcggacttataaaaatcgggattatgaaaatcgtgcttatgaaattcggaaaaacatatttcggaattattGGGTGTTCCCTGTTATTTAATATAACAGAAAAGTATTAGGCACGGTATATTAGCcttaatagaccgcgagccggGAGCATATATCGTTAATCATTGCCTCCTGGTTGATACTtcgtcagatgatagtttagatactatcatgaattaaaaaaataggcaGCCGGTTTTATTGCGGTGGGAAGTCCGTCAGCTGATCACATGACCATGTAAAAAAATTGCGCTTTACCATTGTCCGCAAAGTATGCAGCATGCCATCAGGCGTTTCAATAAACGTTGCATGACTTTGAATCACTATCATAAAAATTCATGCGACCAGCTGACgctctttccaccgcgatacaaccggctgacgatttttttaaatcaatgttTCGGTgtctgccattcctcaaccaaCTAAAGGAGGCAGCGGACATCCACTAGAATTCATTACGCATCGCCCTTAACCATTTCAGGAgcccgggaggctattggtAATTAAAATGTGTTCGTAGCTCGCGGTCTATAAATTCATATTGACGTAATCCTAAAAATCTAGCTTTTGATAGTCAAGTAATCTATTTGTCTTTCTTGGCTGGTGGTCTAAAAACCCCGATGACGACCGCGTGGTCTCGCTCGTAAGGTTCTAATGTCAGCTGTTCTTGGGGTTTCAGTTTGTCAGCTTGTAATTTCTTCACTTCGGCCGCGAACACGGCTTCGGGTTGGGCCGTCGAGTCGATACAGGAGGCCTGAGAAATAGAAAAAAGTTAGTGAGGTGCTAGAGAAGTTAGGAGAAGTGAGAATAAGGAAAGTGGAATCCTCAGTGAGAGAGTTCTTTATCAACATGAAAGATTTAGCGTTTAGTTTTCATCATAAgattaaaattttaacatttctCGGGATGTTACATTTGtaacattacaatttacaatcatCATCAGCACTTTCTTTTGTATTCCGGTTGTATTCTGTTTTATATCCCAAATAATAGAATGACAGTTGTGGTCAATTTACATACAaatcatacttttttttaaattatatttgtatgccaaatgacaaaacatagtgaaacataaattattgtataagatctatatgtgccattttcaaccaaaagggtacttattgtcgcttgtcagtaaggcgctatttccatatagcttcaattagaaatcatcCTTAtagacaagcgacaatgtggtaccttttggttgaaaacgtcacatttaacctgtttacaaataaataaattttgatttttctgattttgatttttattattacatatgtatactatattaaaatgtatcataggtactaaaatatgttcacaaatgctaacaaaatcgtcatatttgtttacattatttgtctGTTCTATTTAACACCACTTTAGGCCTTATTAGATTTAGACTGATTTTCCCAAGATtcctaaaaaacttaaaatatcaaTAGACATACCTTGATGGAAATAACAAAATGTCCTCCGTTCTTCAAAAAGTGTTGCGCGTTCAGACTGACGATCCTCGCCTGGTCGGGCTGAGCCACGTCCGCGAATATCGTGTCCACCATGCCCACCAGCATTCTGAAATATGGACGTGTATGTGTTAGTGATGTGGCCGATATGTTGTGAAAACTAAGTGATGTGCTGCTGCTGTGCAATCAGAGAGAGAGTTCAATGTATCAACATGAAAGATTTAGAAGAACGAAATCATCATTTAGTCAGATTActcagatttaattttaattcttttcATAATTAACAACTCTTTAGTCGAACACATTTGACTTAGCAATGAAAACAAGTATCCTTATATTGTCATTTTCATTTGCAACACTAaagtataaattattattatttagagttggtcaaagacgcctagtcttactaagatggcatatagtcgagaaattcggacgggcaccgccgtggcggggtggcctaggggttcatggcgttagccgcgataggtaaagacgccggttcgaatccggccttcaccactggagggcttcgtcactttttctttaatatatgacatctattacagtttataaattattgtttaaaaatgcattgaataaaatcattttacttaaaggaatcaactattttttggaatctttgaatgcagtttaaaaaaattaaagaagaaAATTAAGGAAACATCCTTggagtaaaatgagctaacttaaggttttaaggcactttccctccgggccccattatttttttctaaccTGTATTACATTTAATAACAGCCAATGTGGGAGCAGAGCATTATTACAACGCTATATACTTTAATAGCCGTTGATCCTAAAGTCTTTTGTACTACtgtagcatttttttttcttttttttcatactaaacttgtATTTAATTGTTTCCATAACCAACCTGTATTTAAGCGGGTGCCTGGCATCTTCAATGATAGGTATAatatttgtcctcttctttgcCACATTGATAAGATCACGTCCAGATCGGTGGGAGAACTCCACAGCGTACACCAGACCCTCCTGTAATAGAAATAGGGTTCAGTTTGCGAAGTAAGCAGGTGAAGCTTTGTATGGTTGAGGGTTATCAGAAGTGGGTAAGTGGACATAGTCTTCACGAATAGGTCAGGTTAGAGGGACCACTAATCATCATTAAGAATTTAGTTTGATTTTAAATAGCATAAAATGAATATTAGTTACGTACTTAGCTGTACTGTAACTCAattttgaaaagaaaaaaaaaaacagtttccaaaatgtataagtgaaactaaaataaaaccggacaagtgcgagtcggactcgcccacagagggttccgtactttttagtatttgttgttatagcggaaacagaaatacatcatctgtgaaaatgtcaactgtctagctatcatggttacagcctggtgacagacagacggacagaggagtcttagtaatagtctcgtttttaccctttgggtacggaaccctaattagaTTTATAAGAATAACGTACAAACTATGGCTGCAATAAATGCTATGAatcgttaataaataataataaatcgttTCACTTTATGCACACATATTTCAGTAGAAACCAATTCTTAGAGAAACTTTTACTTCAATCaaattttctaaattaaatgttatattatctTATTCTTCTAAGGTTACATTGCTTTTATACAGATTACTTTCAAAGCTTTTCAATGTGTAAAGTTAATCATGCTAACTGAATTTCAACAAGAAAATACCCCCAAACTATGCCATCAACTTACCGGTCCAACAACATCAGATACATGACTGACAGTAGTTCCACTAGCAGCTCCAAGATACAGCACCCTGGAGCCCGGAGGCATGTGTATAGCATCCACACCGCCCATGATGGCCGCTGCCAACTTTGACCTGAACGGGTTCCATACTCTGTATTCCACCTTTTCTCCGTCGGTCTGCAAAGAAGTTCTTAGTTAGTGGATATAAATTAGGGGGAAATAAGTAGGGGGTTGGTGGGAGAATCAGAAGTGGGTAAGTGGATATAGTCTTCACGAATAGGTCAGGTTAGAGGGACCACTAATCATCACGTTGGTTCAGTAACTAGTAAAGtagataaaaatattacattgcaaaaagataaaatagaagcgctggtggcctagcggtaagagcgtgtgactttcaatccggaggtcgtggcttcaaaccccggctcgtaccaatgagtttttcggaacttatgtacgaaatataa from Cydia strobilella chromosome 23, ilCydStro3.1, whole genome shotgun sequence includes these protein-coding regions:
- the LOC134751723 gene encoding rRNA 2'-O-methyltransferase fibrillarin isoform X1, which encodes MGKPEFNGGRGGGRGGFGGGRGRGGFGGRGGFGGRGGGGGGGGRGGFEKRGGGRGFGRGGGGGGGRGRGGGGRGGGGFKGGKQVVIEPHRHAGVFIARGKEDALVTKNLVPGSEVYGEKRISVETDGEKVEYRVWNPFRSKLAAAIMGGVDAIHMPPGSRVLYLGAASGTTVSHVSDVVGPEGLVYAVEFSHRSGRDLINVAKKRTNIIPIIEDARHPLKYRMLVGMVDTIFADVAQPDQARIVSLNAQHFLKNGGHFVISIKASCIDSTAQPEAVFAAEVKKLQADKLKPQEQLTLEPYERDHAVVIGVFRPPAKKDK
- the LOC134751723 gene encoding rRNA 2'-O-methyltransferase fibrillarin isoform X2; the protein is MGKPEFNGGRGGGRGGFGGGRGRGGFGGRGGFGGRGGGGGGGGRGGFEKRGGGRGFGRGGGGGGRGRGGGGRGGGGFKGGKQVVIEPHRHAGVFIARGKEDALVTKNLVPGSEVYGEKRISVETDGEKVEYRVWNPFRSKLAAAIMGGVDAIHMPPGSRVLYLGAASGTTVSHVSDVVGPEGLVYAVEFSHRSGRDLINVAKKRTNIIPIIEDARHPLKYRMLVGMVDTIFADVAQPDQARIVSLNAQHFLKNGGHFVISIKASCIDSTAQPEAVFAAEVKKLQADKLKPQEQLTLEPYERDHAVVIGVFRPPAKKDK